One stretch of Streptomyces sp. A2-16 DNA includes these proteins:
- a CDS encoding biotin--[acetyl-CoA-carboxylase] ligase, whose translation MTPRDVSGDDSRWSDLDRPPLNAAALRRGLVREGGLWSGIEVVAGTGSTNSDLVARANAGKAAEGAVLVAEEQTAGRGRLDRHWTAPPRSGLFFSVLLTPADVPVARWGWLPLLTGVAVATGLSRAAGVDTALKWPNDLLVTVGGEERKAGGILAERAGEDGVVVGVGINVTLREDELPVPGAGSLALAGAVSTDRDPLLRAVLRSLEEWYERWRAAAGDPTVSGLQETYAAGCATLGRTVRAELPGDRALEGEAVAVDGDGRLVIATKEGVQEPVGAGDIVHLRPA comes from the coding sequence ATGACGCCGCGAGATGTTTCAGGAGACGACAGCCGTTGGTCGGATCTCGACCGGCCGCCCCTCAACGCCGCCGCGCTGCGCCGCGGGCTGGTGCGGGAGGGCGGGCTCTGGTCCGGGATCGAGGTGGTGGCCGGCACCGGCTCCACCAACTCCGACCTGGTCGCCCGCGCCAACGCGGGCAAGGCGGCCGAGGGCGCGGTCCTCGTCGCCGAGGAACAGACCGCCGGTCGTGGCCGCCTGGACCGCCACTGGACCGCTCCGCCGCGGTCGGGCCTGTTCTTCTCCGTCCTGCTGACCCCGGCCGACGTCCCGGTCGCCCGCTGGGGCTGGCTGCCGCTGCTGACAGGCGTGGCCGTGGCGACGGGCCTGTCGCGGGCGGCGGGCGTCGACACGGCCCTGAAGTGGCCCAACGACCTCCTGGTGACCGTGGGCGGCGAGGAACGCAAGGCCGGCGGGATCCTCGCGGAACGGGCGGGCGAGGACGGCGTCGTCGTCGGCGTCGGCATCAACGTCACGCTCCGGGAGGACGAGCTGCCGGTCCCCGGCGCCGGATCGCTGGCGCTGGCCGGAGCGGTGAGCACGGACCGGGACCCCCTGCTGCGGGCCGTCCTGCGCTCCCTGGAGGAGTGGTACGAGCGGTGGCGGGCGGCGGCGGGCGATCCGACCGTGAGCGGCTTGCAGGAGACGTATGCGGCGGGGTGCGCGACGCTGGGAAGGACGGTACGGGCGGAGCTGCCGGGTGATCGTGCGTTGGAGGGAGAGGCGGTGGCGGTGGACGGCGACGGCCGCTTGGTGATCGCGACGAAGGAGGGCGTGCAGGAGCCGGTGGGCGCCGGAGACATCGTCCACTTGCGACCGGCGTGA
- a CDS encoding acyl-CoA carboxylase subunit epsilon: protein MNIKVVRGNPTPEELAAALAVVRARAAAASDTPSGAEEPKDAWSDPSRITGRRLPRPGPTAWSRTYWPS from the coding sequence ATGAACATCAAGGTCGTACGGGGAAACCCCACCCCGGAGGAGCTCGCCGCCGCCCTGGCGGTGGTCCGGGCGCGCGCCGCGGCGGCATCGGACACGCCGTCGGGCGCGGAGGAGCCGAAGGACGCGTGGTCCGACCCGTCCCGCATCACGGGGCGCCGCCTGCCCCGGCCGGGGCCGACGGCCTGGTCCCGCACCTACTGGCCGTCCTAG
- a CDS encoding SGNH/GDSL hydrolase family protein, translated as MFTTAWSASPQLPSEGFTPNWSREGFWRQSVRQVVRLSAGGGRVRVRLSNAYGASPVRIAGATVGRTTAGAGVEPGSLRPLVFADGIPARGEAVSEPAELPVAAGESVTVTLYFDAATGPATFHAQAFTTGYRGEGDLLGDVGGEGFDAVSESWYFLAVVETDSGRTDGVALFGDSLTDGFGSTVGADRRWSDALARRTGRPVLNAGIGGNLLLNDSAWYGEKGVGRFRRDVLGLTGVDTAVVLLGVNDIGFSETGTEPTYKPAPVVEADELVAGYRELLRQGRGLRVIGCTLVPFGGSDHWGEHAAKVAHEVNEWIRRSGEFDAVVDLARELADPADPDRLRPSYDFGDHLHPNDPGYEVMAEALSAVL; from the coding sequence GTGTTCACCACCGCTTGGTCCGCCTCGCCCCAGCTCCCCAGCGAGGGCTTCACCCCCAACTGGTCCCGGGAGGGCTTCTGGCGGCAGTCCGTGCGCCAGGTCGTCCGGCTGTCGGCGGGCGGAGGGCGGGTGCGGGTCCGGCTCTCGAACGCCTACGGCGCCTCACCGGTCCGTATCGCGGGCGCGACCGTCGGCCGCACGACCGCCGGGGCAGGCGTCGAACCGGGCTCACTGCGTCCACTCGTCTTCGCGGACGGGATACCCGCGAGGGGGGAGGCGGTGAGCGAACCCGCCGAACTCCCCGTGGCCGCCGGGGAGTCGGTGACCGTCACGCTGTACTTCGACGCGGCGACCGGACCCGCCACCTTCCACGCGCAGGCCTTCACCACCGGCTACCGGGGCGAGGGGGACCTGCTCGGCGATGTCGGCGGGGAGGGATTCGACGCGGTGAGCGAGTCCTGGTACTTCCTGGCCGTCGTGGAGACCGACTCCGGGCGCACGGACGGTGTCGCGCTGTTCGGTGACTCCCTCACGGACGGGTTCGGGTCCACGGTGGGGGCCGACCGGCGGTGGTCGGACGCACTGGCCAGGCGCACCGGACGGCCCGTCCTGAACGCCGGGATCGGCGGGAACCTGCTCCTCAACGACTCCGCGTGGTACGGCGAGAAGGGGGTCGGGCGGTTCCGGCGCGATGTGCTCGGGCTCACCGGGGTGGACACGGCCGTCGTGCTGCTGGGGGTCAACGACATCGGGTTCAGCGAGACCGGCACGGAGCCGACGTACAAGCCGGCCCCGGTCGTCGAGGCGGACGAACTCGTCGCCGGATACCGGGAGTTGCTACGGCAGGGCCGGGGGCTGCGGGTCATCGGGTGCACCCTGGTGCCGTTCGGGGGCTCCGACCACTGGGGTGAGCACGCGGCGAAGGTCGCGCACGAGGTCAACGAGTGGATACGCCGCTCGGGAGAGTTCGACGCGGTGGTGGACCTCGCACGGGAGCTGGCCGATCCGGCGGACCCGGACCGGCTGCGTCCCTCGTACGACTTCGGCGATCACCTGCATCCGAACGATCCCGGATACGAGGTGATGGCCGAAGCCCTGTCGGCCGTCCTCTAG
- a CDS encoding enoyl-CoA hydratase-related protein produces MAEERFGEFVLVRRHGEDGVAELVLDRPKAMNAVSTEMARSVAAACAALAGDQGVRVVVVTSTHERAFCVGADLKERNSFSDAELLRQRPVARGAYTGVLELPVPTIAAVHGFALGGGFELALSCDLIVADRTAVVGLPEVSVGVIPGGGGTQLLPRRVGAARAAELIFTARRLEAEEAHRLGLVDQLVEAGEDRSEALELAGRIAANSPVGLRAAKRALRLGQGLDLRAGLEVEDAAWRSVAFSGDRAEGVAAFNERRVPRWPGE; encoded by the coding sequence ATGGCCGAGGAGCGGTTCGGGGAGTTCGTGCTGGTACGGCGGCACGGGGAGGACGGTGTCGCCGAGCTCGTGCTCGACCGGCCCAAGGCGATGAACGCGGTCTCCACCGAGATGGCACGGTCCGTCGCCGCCGCCTGTGCCGCGCTGGCGGGTGATCAGGGGGTACGGGTGGTCGTGGTGACCTCCACCCATGAACGGGCCTTCTGCGTGGGGGCCGACCTGAAGGAGCGGAACTCCTTCAGCGACGCGGAGCTGCTGCGGCAGCGGCCGGTGGCCCGGGGGGCGTACACGGGGGTGCTGGAGCTGCCTGTGCCGACGATCGCCGCGGTGCACGGGTTCGCGTTGGGCGGGGGGTTCGAGCTGGCGCTGTCGTGCGACCTGATCGTGGCCGACCGTACGGCGGTGGTGGGGTTGCCGGAGGTGTCGGTGGGGGTGATTCCCGGGGGCGGGGGGACGCAGCTGCTGCCTCGGCGGGTGGGGGCGGCGCGGGCGGCGGAGCTCATCTTCACGGCGCGGAGGCTGGAGGCGGAGGAGGCGCATCGGCTGGGGCTCGTGGATCAGCTGGTGGAGGCCGGGGAGGACCGGTCCGAGGCGCTGGAGCTGGCGGGGCGGATCGCAGCGAACTCGCCTGTGGGGTTGCGGGCGGCGAAGCGGGCGTTGCGGCTGGGGCAGGGGTTGGATCTGCGGGCGGGACTGGAGGTGGAGGACGCGGCGTGGCGTTCGGTGGCGTTCTCCGGGGATCGGGCGGAGGGGGTGGCGGCGTTCAATGAGCGGCGGGTGCCTCGGTGGCCTGGGGAGTGA
- a CDS encoding nucleoside triphosphate pyrophosphatase produces MTDQPRRRLVLASQSPARLALLRQAGLTPEVLVSGVDEDAVSAPTPAELALALAEAKASVVSAKPEVKGALVIGCDSVLDLDGQALGKPADAEEATARWKAMRGRAGTLQTGHCVYDTTSGRYVSAVASTVVRFGEPTDAEIAAYVASGEPLYVAGAFTLDGRSAPFIEGIDGDHGNVIGLSLPLLRRLLAQLGVGITELWAQTEE; encoded by the coding sequence ATGACCGATCAGCCGCGCCGCCGACTCGTCCTCGCCTCCCAGTCCCCCGCCCGGCTGGCCCTGCTGCGGCAGGCCGGACTGACCCCCGAAGTGCTCGTGAGCGGGGTCGACGAGGACGCCGTCTCCGCCCCCACGCCCGCCGAACTGGCGCTCGCCCTCGCCGAGGCGAAGGCCTCCGTCGTCTCCGCGAAGCCCGAGGTCAAGGGCGCGCTGGTGATCGGCTGCGACTCCGTGCTCGACCTGGACGGCCAGGCGCTCGGCAAGCCGGCCGACGCCGAGGAGGCGACGGCCCGCTGGAAGGCCATGCGCGGACGCGCGGGCACCCTGCAGACCGGCCACTGCGTCTACGACACGACGAGCGGCCGGTACGTCTCCGCGGTCGCCTCCACCGTCGTCCGCTTCGGCGAGCCGACCGACGCCGAGATCGCCGCGTACGTCGCCTCCGGGGAACCCCTCTACGTCGCGGGGGCGTTCACCCTGGACGGCCGTTCGGCCCCGTTCATCGAGGGCATCGACGGCGACCACGGCAATGTGATCGGCCTCAGCCTGCCGCTACTGCGCCGCCTGCTGGCCCAACTGGGAGTCGGCATCACGGAGTTGTGGGCCCAGACGGAGGAGTGA
- a CDS encoding biotin carboxylase N-terminal domain-containing protein translates to MRKVLIANRGEIAVRVARACRDAGIASVAVYADPDRDALHVRAADEAFALGGDTPATSYLDIEKVLGAARESGADAIHPGYGFLSENADFAQAVLDAGLIWIGPPPQAIRDLGDKVAARHIAQRAGAPLVAGTPDPVSGADEVVAFAREHGLPIAIKAAFGGGGRGLKVARTLEEVPELYDSAVREAVAAFGRGECFVERYLDRPRHVETQCLADKHGNVVVVSTRDCSLQRRHQKLVEEAPAPFLSDEQVAELYRASKAILKEASYEGAGTCEFLVGQDGTISFLEVNTRLQVEHPVTEEVAGIDLVREMFRIADGEELGYGDPELRGHSFEFRINGEDPGRGFLPAPGTVTRFDAPSGPGVRLDAGVESGSVIGPAWDSLLAKLIVTGATREQALQRAARALEEFQVEGMATAIPFHRKVVTDPAFAPELTGSADPFTVHTRWIETEFVNEIKPFAAPADTEAEDDADRETIVVEVGGKRLEVSLPSSLGMSLARTGLAAGAKPKRRAAKKSGPVASGDTLASPMQGTIVKIAVEEGQEVKEGDLIVVLEAMKMEQPLNAHKTGTVKGLSAEVGASITSGAAICEIKD, encoded by the coding sequence GTGCGCAAGGTGCTCATCGCCAACCGTGGCGAAATCGCTGTCCGCGTTGCCCGGGCCTGCCGGGATGCCGGTATCGCGAGCGTGGCCGTGTACGCCGACCCGGACCGGGACGCTCTGCATGTCCGCGCCGCGGATGAGGCGTTCGCCCTGGGCGGTGACACCCCGGCCACCAGCTACCTGGACATCGAGAAGGTCCTGGGCGCCGCGCGTGAGTCGGGCGCGGACGCCATCCACCCCGGCTACGGCTTCCTGTCCGAGAACGCCGACTTCGCGCAGGCGGTCCTGGACGCGGGTCTGATCTGGATCGGCCCGCCGCCGCAGGCCATCCGCGACCTCGGTGACAAGGTCGCCGCCCGGCACATCGCGCAGCGCGCCGGCGCCCCCCTCGTGGCCGGCACCCCCGACCCGGTCTCCGGTGCCGACGAGGTCGTGGCCTTCGCCCGGGAGCACGGACTGCCGATCGCCATCAAGGCCGCCTTCGGCGGTGGCGGGCGCGGTCTGAAGGTCGCCCGCACCCTCGAAGAGGTCCCCGAGCTCTACGACTCCGCGGTGCGTGAGGCGGTGGCCGCCTTCGGCCGCGGCGAGTGCTTCGTCGAGCGCTACCTCGACCGCCCCCGGCACGTGGAGACCCAGTGCCTGGCCGACAAGCACGGCAACGTGGTCGTCGTCTCCACCCGTGACTGCTCGCTGCAGCGCCGCCACCAGAAGCTGGTCGAGGAGGCCCCCGCGCCCTTCCTCTCCGACGAGCAGGTCGCCGAGCTGTACCGCGCGTCCAAGGCCATCCTCAAGGAGGCCTCCTACGAGGGCGCCGGTACCTGCGAGTTCCTCGTCGGCCAGGACGGCACCATCTCCTTCCTCGAGGTCAACACCCGCCTCCAGGTGGAGCACCCGGTCACCGAGGAGGTCGCCGGCATCGACCTGGTGCGCGAGATGTTCCGTATCGCCGACGGCGAGGAACTGGGCTACGGCGATCCCGAGCTGCGCGGCCACTCCTTCGAGTTCCGTATCAACGGCGAGGACCCGGGCCGCGGCTTCCTGCCCGCCCCCGGCACGGTCACCCGCTTCGACGCGCCCTCCGGTCCCGGTGTCCGCCTGGACGCGGGCGTGGAGTCCGGCAGCGTGATCGGCCCCGCCTGGGACTCCCTGCTGGCCAAGCTGATCGTCACCGGCGCCACCCGCGAGCAGGCCCTGCAGCGTGCCGCCCGCGCCCTGGAGGAGTTCCAGGTCGAGGGCATGGCCACCGCCATCCCGTTCCACCGCAAGGTGGTCACCGACCCGGCGTTCGCCCCCGAACTGACCGGCTCCGCCGACCCGTTCACGGTCCACACCCGCTGGATCGAGACCGAGTTCGTCAACGAGATCAAGCCCTTCGCGGCTCCGGCCGACACCGAGGCCGAGGACGACGCGGACCGCGAGACGATCGTCGTCGAGGTCGGCGGCAAGCGCCTGGAGGTCTCCCTCCCCTCCTCCCTGGGCATGTCCCTGGCCCGTACCGGCCTCGCGGCGGGTGCCAAGCCCAAGCGCCGGGCGGCCAAGAAGTCCGGCCCGGTGGCCTCCGGCGACACCCTCGCCTCCCCGATGCAGGGCACGATCGTCAAGATCGCCGTCGAGGAGGGCCAGGAGGTCAAGGAGGGCGACCTCATCGTCGTACTCGAAGCGATGAAGATGGAGCAGCCCCTCAACGCGCACAAGACCGGCACCGTCAAGGGCCTGTCCGCGGAGGTCGGGGCGTCGATCACCTCGGGCGCGGCGATCTGCGAGATCAAGGACTGA
- a CDS encoding adenylate/guanylate cyclase domain-containing protein: protein MTADDTGSGADATPHPLAVRLEQLILGAERRYTPFQAARTAGVSMELATRFWRAMGFADVGQAKAFTEADVLALRRLAGLVEAGLLSEAMAVQVARSTGQTTARLAEWQIDSFLEGLTDPPEPGMTRTEVTYPIIELLLPELEEFLVYVWRRQLSASAGRVVQAADDEEMVDRRLCVGFADLVGFTRLTRRMEEEELGELVEAFETTAADLVAARGGRLIKTLGDEVLYAADDAAVAAEIALRLIETMANDETMPELRVGIAFGTVTTRMGDVFGTTVNLASRLTSIAPRDAVLVDTAFAEELIRHGDAPASEAEAAEAAAAAEKEGEEPPTYRFALQPMWQRPVRGLGVVEPWLLTRRDVGPS from the coding sequence GTGACCGCAGACGACACGGGCTCCGGCGCGGACGCGACCCCGCACCCGCTCGCCGTGCGTCTCGAGCAGCTCATCCTCGGCGCCGAGCGGCGCTACACCCCCTTTCAGGCGGCCCGCACCGCCGGCGTCTCCATGGAGCTCGCGACCCGCTTCTGGCGGGCGATGGGCTTCGCCGACGTCGGCCAGGCCAAGGCGTTCACCGAGGCGGACGTCCTCGCGCTGCGCCGGCTCGCCGGTCTCGTCGAGGCGGGGCTGCTGAGCGAGGCCATGGCCGTACAGGTGGCGCGGTCCACCGGGCAGACCACCGCCCGGCTGGCCGAGTGGCAGATCGACTCCTTCCTGGAGGGCCTGACCGACCCCCCGGAGCCGGGCATGACCCGCACCGAGGTGACGTACCCGATCATCGAGCTGCTCCTGCCGGAACTGGAGGAGTTCCTCGTCTACGTCTGGCGCCGCCAGCTCTCCGCCTCGGCGGGGCGGGTCGTGCAGGCCGCCGACGACGAGGAGATGGTCGACCGGCGGCTGTGCGTCGGCTTCGCCGACCTCGTCGGGTTCACGCGGCTGACCCGCCGGATGGAGGAGGAGGAACTCGGCGAGCTCGTCGAGGCCTTCGAGACCACCGCCGCGGATCTCGTGGCGGCCCGGGGCGGGCGGCTCATCAAGACCCTCGGCGACGAGGTGCTGTACGCGGCCGACGACGCCGCGGTGGCCGCCGAGATCGCCCTGCGCCTGATCGAGACCATGGCGAACGACGAGACCATGCCCGAGCTGCGCGTCGGCATCGCCTTCGGCACGGTGACCACTCGGATGGGCGATGTCTTCGGTACGACGGTGAACCTCGCCTCCCGGCTGACCTCGATAGCTCCCCGGGACGCCGTGCTCGTCGACACCGCCTTCGCCGAGGAGCTGATCCGCCACGGCGACGCGCCCGCCTCCGAGGCCGAGGCGGCCGAGGCCGCGGCCGCCGCCGAGAAGGAGGGCGAGGAGCCGCCGACGTACCGCTTCGCGCTCCAGCCGATGTGGCAGCGGCCGGTGCGTGGACTCGGCGTCGTCGAGCCCTGGCTGCTGACCCGCCGGGACGTGGGTCCCTCCTAG
- a CDS encoding acyl-CoA carboxylase subunit beta, which produces MSEPEEIDIHTTAGKLADLERRVQEATHAGSARAVEKQHAKGKLTARERIELLLDEGSFVELDEFARHRSTNFGLEKNRPYGDGVVTGYGTVDGRPVAVFSQDFTVFGGALGEVYGQKIVKVMDFALKTGCPVIGINDSGGARIQEGVASLGAYGEIFRRNTHASGVIPQISLVVGPCAGGAVYSPAITDFTVMVDQTSHMFITGPDVIKTVTGEDVGFEELGGARTHNAVSGVAHHMAGDEKDAVEYVKQLLSYLPSNNLSEAPVYPEEADLSVTDEDRELDTLVPDSANQPYDMHTVIEHILDDAEFFETQPLYAPNILTGYGRVEGHPVGIVANQPMQFAGCLDITASEKAARFVRTCDAFNIPVITFVDVPGFLPGVDQEHDGIIRRGAKLIYAYAEATVPLITVITRKAFGGAYDVMGSKHLGADLNLAWPTAQIAVMGAQGAVNILHRRTIAEAEANGEDLEAVRARLIQEYEDALLNPYIAAERGYIDSVIMPSDTRRHVVRGLRQLRTKRESLPPKKHGNIPL; this is translated from the coding sequence ATGTCCGAGCCGGAAGAGATCGACATCCACACCACCGCGGGCAAGCTCGCGGATCTCGAGCGCCGCGTCCAGGAGGCGACGCACGCCGGCTCCGCACGTGCCGTCGAGAAGCAGCACGCCAAGGGCAAGCTGACGGCCCGTGAGCGCATCGAGCTGCTCCTCGACGAGGGCTCTTTCGTGGAGTTGGACGAGTTCGCCCGTCACCGCTCCACCAACTTCGGGCTGGAGAAGAACCGGCCGTACGGCGACGGTGTCGTCACCGGGTACGGCACCGTCGACGGCCGCCCGGTCGCCGTGTTCTCCCAGGACTTCACCGTCTTCGGCGGCGCGCTGGGCGAGGTCTACGGGCAGAAGATCGTCAAGGTGATGGACTTCGCGCTGAAGACGGGCTGTCCGGTCATCGGCATCAACGACTCCGGCGGCGCCCGGATCCAGGAGGGTGTGGCCTCCCTCGGCGCCTACGGCGAGATCTTCCGCCGCAACACCCACGCGAGCGGTGTCATCCCGCAGATCAGCCTGGTCGTCGGGCCCTGCGCCGGCGGAGCCGTGTACTCCCCGGCGATCACCGACTTCACGGTGATGGTCGACCAGACCTCGCACATGTTCATCACCGGCCCGGACGTCATCAAGACGGTCACCGGCGAGGACGTCGGCTTCGAGGAGCTGGGCGGCGCCCGTACCCACAACGCGGTGTCCGGCGTGGCGCACCACATGGCCGGGGACGAGAAGGACGCCGTCGAGTACGTCAAGCAGCTGCTGTCGTACCTGCCGTCCAACAACCTCTCCGAGGCTCCGGTCTACCCGGAGGAGGCGGACCTCTCGGTCACCGACGAGGACCGCGAGCTGGACACCCTCGTCCCGGACAGCGCGAACCAGCCGTACGACATGCACACGGTGATCGAGCACATCCTGGACGACGCCGAGTTCTTCGAGACGCAGCCGCTGTACGCGCCGAACATCCTGACCGGCTACGGCCGCGTCGAGGGTCATCCGGTCGGCATCGTCGCCAACCAGCCGATGCAGTTCGCCGGCTGTCTCGACATCACCGCGTCGGAGAAGGCGGCCCGTTTCGTCCGCACCTGCGACGCCTTCAACATCCCGGTGATCACCTTCGTGGACGTGCCGGGCTTCCTGCCGGGCGTCGACCAGGAGCACGACGGCATCATCCGTCGCGGCGCCAAGCTGATCTACGCCTACGCCGAGGCCACGGTCCCCCTGATCACGGTGATCACCCGCAAGGCTTTCGGCGGTGCCTACGACGTCATGGGCTCCAAGCACCTCGGCGCGGACCTCAACCTCGCCTGGCCCACCGCCCAGATCGCCGTCATGGGCGCCCAGGGCGCGGTCAACATCCTGCACCGCCGCACGATCGCGGAGGCCGAGGCGAACGGGGAGGATCTGGAGGCGGTGCGCGCCCGGCTGATCCAGGAGTACGAGGACGCCCTCCTCAACCCCTACATCGCGGCCGAGCGCGGCTACATCGACTCCGTGATCATGCCGTCGGACACCCGCCGCCATGTGGTCCGGGGCCTGCGCCAGCTCCGCACCAAGCGCGAGTCCCTGCCTCCGAAGAAGCACGGCAACATCCCCCTCTAG